A region of Salinibacter sp. 10B DNA encodes the following proteins:
- a CDS encoding DeoR family transcriptional regulator codes for MSSALDLVSSDTRRELLQIIKRRGSLSVDEAMEALGMARTTVREHLLQLKEKGLLDRTVERKGRGRPSHRYEMTRRAKVLFPSRDGELMGRLVRFLNERGAEDLVQTFFESYWNDRTEAVKQKLKDVASGDIDDKVETLRQILEEEGFMPQISREDNRVTIRECNCPFPESVKESRIPCRLEEEFYQEIFGGELERVSHIPEGNSSCSYEVETEPVA; via the coding sequence ACGCGAGCTTTTGCAGATCATCAAGCGACGGGGAAGTCTGTCCGTCGATGAGGCCATGGAGGCGCTCGGCATGGCCCGCACGACCGTACGAGAGCACCTTCTGCAACTGAAGGAAAAAGGCCTCCTGGATCGAACTGTCGAGCGGAAAGGACGGGGCCGCCCGAGCCACCGCTACGAAATGACCCGGCGGGCCAAGGTGCTCTTTCCGTCCCGAGACGGCGAGCTTATGGGACGGCTCGTTCGGTTCCTGAACGAACGAGGCGCGGAGGATCTGGTGCAGACGTTCTTCGAGTCGTACTGGAATGATCGGACGGAGGCGGTGAAGCAGAAGCTGAAAGATGTAGCGTCTGGTGACATCGACGACAAGGTGGAAACCCTCCGGCAGATTCTGGAGGAGGAAGGCTTTATGCCCCAGATTTCTCGTGAGGACAATCGGGTGACGATTCGGGAGTGCAACTGCCCGTTTCCCGAGTCGGTGAAGGAGTCGCGCATTCCGTGCCGGTTGGAGGAGGAGTTTTACCAGGAGATCTTCGGAGGAGAGCTCGAACGGGTGTCCCACATCCCCGAGGGGAATTCCTCCTGCTCGTATGAGGTCGAGACTGAACCCGTCGCCTGA